ATCACGCCGCAATGGAGCGACCGCCGCGCTGCCGCGCGGGCCGTGGCCAGCGTCGGCAGCGCCCGTCGCAATACCGTGCCGGACCGCAAGTTCGGTACCTGAACCTGGAGCAGATTTTGGACGATGTGATCATTTACACCGACGGTGCCTGCAGCGGCAACCCGGGCCCGGGCGGCTGGGGCGCGCTGCTCAAGTGCGGCGGCGTCGAGCGCGAACTGTCGGGTGGCGAGCGCGCGACCACGAACAACCGCATGGAACTGATGGCGGTGATCGAGGCGCTCAACGCACTGAAGAAGCCGGTGCGTGCCGTGGTCTACACCGATTCGCAATACGTGCAGAAGGGCATCAGCGAGTGGATACACGGCTGGAAGCGCAAGGGCTGGAGGACGGCTGGCGGCGATCCGGTCAAGAACGTCGACCTGTGGCAGGCGCTCGACGCGGCGGCGCGCGTGCATGAAGTCGAGTGGAAGTGGGTCAAGGGCCACGCAGGTCACCCTGAAAACGAGCGCGTCGACCGGCTCGCGCGCGACGCGATTCCCGCGCGCGGCGCGTAAGCGCGACGGCTGGCTGTAGAATGCGCGGCGCTGCAGTCCGACCTGTTTCCAGATTCCCCTTCCCATGAAGCGCCAGATCATCCTCGATACCGAAACGACCGGGCTGGAATGGCAGAACGGCGACCGGCTGATCGAAATCGGCTGCGTCGAAATGGTCGGCCGCAAGCGTACCGGCCGGCAGTTTCATCGTTTCGTCAATCCGGAACGCGAGGTGCCGGAGGGGGCCGTCGCCATTCACGGCATCACGACCGAATTTCTTGCCGACAAGCCGAAATTCCGCGACGTGGCGGCCGAATTCGTCGATTTCGTGCGCGATGCCGAACTGGTCATCCACAACGCCGCCTTCGACGTCGGATTCATCGACAACGAACTGAATCTGATCGGGCTGCCGCTGCTGCGCACGATCACCAGCGGCCCGCCGATCGACACCGTGCGCATGGCGCGCGACATGTTCCCCGGCAAGCGGGCCAACCTCGATGCACTGTGCGAGCGCTTCGGCATCGACAACACGCACCGTGAATTCCATGGCGCGCTGCGCGATGCCGAACTGCTGGTGGAAGTCTATCTGGCGATGACGCGCGGTCAGGAAAGCCTGATCATCGATCTCGAACCGGATGCCGCAACAGTGCGCAGTGCCGCGCCGACGCGCGTTTCCGGTGCATTGCGCCGCGTGCAGGCGAGTGAGGCCGAGCGTTCGGAGCACGAACGCGTGCTGGCGGAGATCGACAAGGCCAGCGGCGGCGCCACGGTATGGCGCGCCATCGAGCCGGTCACGCCGGCATGAACATCGGGTCTGCCGGTACGTGCCGCCAGACCCTGCCGGGGCAGGTTTCTTGCTTCGGCCTTCCCACATTTCCGGACGCTGCGCCAACCCGGCGCTGACGTACGGCGATGCATAACCATGACAGGAGACCCCGAATGAGTGCGCAGAAAATTCCCGCCACCCTGATACCCGGCGACGGTATCGGCCCCGAAATCATGGACGCCGCGCTGGCTGCGCTGGATGCCGTCGGTGCGCCGTTCGAATGGGATACCCAGCCGGCCGGCATGGGCGCGCTCAAGACGCATGGCGATCCGTTGCCGGAGGCGACGCTGGAAAGCATCCGCCGCACCCGGCTTGGCCTGAAAGGACCGCTGGAAACACCGGTCGGCGGCGGCTTCCGCTCGATCAATGTGCGCCTGCGCGAAGCTTTCAAGCTGTACGCCAACATCCGTCCGGCACGCACGCTGATCCCCGGCGGTCGCTATGACAACATCGATCTGATCGTCTGCCGCGAAAACCTCGAAGGCCTGTACATGGGCTACGAGCACTTCATCCCGATCGAGGGCGACCCGCACGCGGTGGCGATGTCGACCGGCGTGAACACCCGCCAGGGTGCGCGCCACATCCTCGAATACGCGTTCGAACACGCGATCGCGCTCGGCCGCAAGAAGGTGACCGTGGTGCACAAGGCCAACATCATGAAGGCGCTGACCGGCATCTTCCTGGAGACCGCCGAACAGATGTACGAAGAGCGCTACAAGGGGCGCATCCAGTTTGAGCAGGTCATCGTCGACGCCTGCTGCATGAAGCTGGTGATGAATCCGTGGCAGTTCGACGTGCTGGTGACCACCAACCTGTTCGGCGACATCCTGTCCGATCTGACCGCCGGTCTGGTCGGTGGCCTGGGCATGGCGCCGGGTTCGAACATCGGCGCCGACGCGGCGATCTTCGAAGCCGTGCATGGCTCGGCGCCGGACATCACCGGCAAGGGCATCGCCAATCCGACGGCGCTGGTGCTGGCGTCCGCGCTGATGCTCGACCACGTGAAACTGCAGGACATGGGTGACCGCATTCGCAAGGCGGTGTCGGATACGCTGAACATCGACAACGTGCGCACCGGTGATCTGGGTGGCAAGGCGACGACGAAGCAGTACACCGATGCCCTGGTCGCACGTATCCGCAACAGCTGATCGCTGTCGGAGCACAGATCCTGTGCGAGCGGTGGCCTTGCCTCGATGGGTGGACACCCTGTGGGAGCGGCGGCCTCGCCGCGATCGTGCAGCGACCGTCGTTGTGCGGAGTGCGTATCGCGGCGAGGCCGCCGCTCCCACAGGAACAGCTCCCACAGGAACAGCTCCCACAGGAACAGCTCCCACAGGAACAGCTCCCACAGGAACAGCTCCCACAGGAACAGCTCCCACAGGAACAGCTCTCACAAGGGCTGCTCTCACTGAACTTCGGTCACCATTAAGCCGCGCAGATCCCGAATGCAGTGGCGAACGCTCCCGCAGTGTGCGTCTTCTCGGTCCGTGCCGCCGGGCACTCAGCGCAGGTTGCCGCGGTAGCGCTGCACGTCGATCACGCTGACCGGGCTTGCGGCATTGCTCCAGCTGCCGCGGATGTGTGACACGACCAGCGCGATGTCTTCGTCGCTCAGGCTGGCGGCAAACGGCGGCATGCCGAAGGGACGCGGATTGCCTTTCGTGGCGGGGGCAAAGCCACCGCCGAGCACGATGCGCAGCGGATTGGCCGGCGGGTCCAGCGTCACCGCGCGGTTGCCGTCGAGCGCCGGGTAGAAGTTGCCTGCGCCTTCACCGCCTTCGCCATGGCAGCCTGCGCAATGGTCGGCATACAACTGCGCTGCGCGGACGCGCTGCGCATCGTCGAGCGCGAGGGCCCTGCTGGCGACGGTCATCGACGACGTCGAAGGCAAGGCCTGCAGATAGGTCGCCATCGCGTCCAGATCACTTGCCGTCAGATATTGAGTGCTGCCGTACACCACCTCGGCCATCGGACCGGCGACCGATGCGTCGCGCGTGACGCCGTCGCGCAGTAGCGCGATCACGTCGTCGCGTTTCCAGTCCTGCACGCCCGCCTCGTGCGGTGAGGCCAGCGACGGCGCATACCAGTTCTGGCCGGCCAGCAGTCCGCCGGCCAGCTTGTCCGCGTCTTCGCTGGCGCCCAGCGCGTTGCGTGGTGCATGGCACGCGCTGCAGTGGCCGAGCCCTTGCACCAGATAGGCGCCGCGGTTCCAGGCTGCGGATTGCGACGCGTCGGCCTGGAATACGGCCGGCTTGAAGTACAGCGCCCGCCAGGCGGCCAGCGCAGTCTGCGAGTCGTACGGGAAGCGCAGCACGTGCGGCCGACCGGCTTGCTGCGTCGCCGGCAGCGTTTGCAGATAGGCCCACAGCGCGTCCGAATCTTCGCGCGTGACGTGGGTGTAGCTCGTGTAGGGAAAGGCCGGGTAGAGCAGTCGGCCGTCGCGCGCGCGACCTTCGTGCAGCGCCCGCCAGAAGTCGTCGGCCGTCCAGCGGCCGAGACCGGTGTCGGGGTCGGGGGTGAGATTGCTGGTGTAGAACGTGCCGAACGCGGTGTCGATGGCGCGCCCGCCGGCCCAGGGCTTGCCGCCGCGCGCGCTGTGGCAGGCCATGCAGTTGCCGGCGCGCGCCAGATACTCGCCGCGTGCGACGAGTTCGGCCGGCGGCGCGAAGGAGCGGGATGCATCGGCAACCGGGGGCGTGTCCGGATCGGCGTCACGACCGGTCGACCACCAGGCAAGTGCCACCAGAAGCGTGAGCAGCGGAAGTATCAGTGCAGCGCGCTTCATCGTGCGGCTCCATCCGCTGTCTGCGAGGCCGGCACGCCACCGCAGCGTATCGGCAGCTCGCGTGCCGGCATGGCCGCAGGCTTGGCGCCAGGCGGCACCGTTTGCGCGGCCAGCCATTGCGACACCGCGCCGATGTCGTCGGCGCTCAGCTGCTTGACGATCTGTGCCATGCAGTCCGGCGCATGCGCCTGGCGGATGCCGCTTTTCCAGGCGCTCAGCTGGGCGGCCAGATAGTCGCGCGGCAGGCCGATCAGGCCCGGAATCGCGGGCGCCACACCCATCAGCGGGTCGCCATGGCAGCTGGCGCAAGCTGGCAGGTCACGCGCCGGATCACCTTCGCGCACCAGTTTTTCGCCGCGGGTGAGCGCTGCATTGGGGCCGGTGGCACGCACGGCCGGGTAGGGCAGGTCGAGCGCTGCGAAGTGGTCGGCCATGTCGCGCAGGTAGTCATCGCCGAGCGTCTGCAGCAGTTCCGACATCAAGGGGTACTGGCGGCGACCATCGCGGAAGTTCAGCAGCTGATTGTGCAGATAGCCGGCCGGCTTTCCGGCGATGCGCGGGTAGTAGCCGTCCGGGCCGGCGCGGCCTTCGGCGCCGTGACAGCCGGTACAGGCGAGCACGCGCTGCGCCATCGTGTCTTCGACGAGGGGTGCGGCAAGTGCCGAAAAGGACAGCACGGCGCAGCAGGTGAGCAGCGAGCGCCGCACCGGCAGGCGGGCAGGGCGGGATTCAGACAGACTTTTCATCGGAGCGGTGAGTCGGGCACACAGGAGGCGGTGAAGCCGGATGATAAGGGCCGCGCCCCGATATGCACGGTTATGGTGCAATGCCGCGCGCCCGCCGACGCGATCAGAGCCGGCGGATCTTCTGCAGCAGCGCGCTGGTCGAGCGCTCGTGCTCGAAGGCGATGGATTCGACCCGGCCGCCCCAAGCGAGCACTTCGCGCGCGCCGACGATGCGGTCGATCGGCCAGTCGCCGCCCTTGACCAGCACTTCGGGGCGACAGGCGAGGATGAGCTCGAGCGGGGTATCGGCGTCGAACCAGGTGACCAGGCTGACCGATTCAAGTGCGGCGATCACGGCTGCGCGGTCTTCCAGCGGATTGACCGGACGATCATCACCCTTGCCGAGCTGGCGTACCGACGCATCGGTGTTCAATGCCACGATCAGCGAGCCACCGAGCGCGCGCGCCTGCGCCAGGCAGGTCACGTGACCGCGATGCAGGATGTCGAAGCAACCGTTGGTGAATACCCGAGGTCCGGGCAGATCGACAGCGCGCGCCGACAGATCGGCCGGCGCGCACAGTTTGCGTTCGAAGGCCGGTAGTCCGCCGTGCATCAAGCAGCCGTGGCGAACTGCTTGCGGAAGCGGTTCAGGTCGCTGATGGTCTTGAAACTTTCGCCGAACAGCGAACTGAGATTGCGCAGGATGCCGCCGATGACGCGCGCTTCGCAATCCTTGTCGAAACGGATCTGCTGGTCCAGCCAGTGCTCGAGCCAGTCAGGGTCGGGCAGGCGGGACTGTATGGTGTCGCGCGGGTAAAGGTCTTTGCTGACATGCAGATTGGTCGGGTGCAGCGGCTTGCCGGCGCGCCCACTGGCTGCCATCAGCATGCCGATCTTTGAAAAGGCCGCGCGCGCCGTGTCGCCGGTGCGCTCGATCGCGCGCTTCATGTACTTCAGATAGGCGCCACCATGCCGTGCCTCGTCGCGCGACAGCAGGCCGTAGATGTGCTTGATGACCGGCTCGGTGTGCCATTCCGACGCACGGCGGTACCACTGGGTCAGCCGGACTTCGCCGCAGAAATGCAGCATCAGCGTTTCCAGTGCCGGTGCGGGATCGAATTCGAAGCGCACCTCGTGCAGTTCCTGCTCGGTCGGCGACAGGTCGGGCCGGAAGCGGCGCAAATATTCCAGCAGCACCAGCGAATGCTTCTGCTCCTCGTAGAACCACACTGACATGAAGGCGCAGAAGTCGGAGTCGTCGCGGTTGTCGCGCAGGAACATTTCGGTTGCCGGCAGCGCCGACCACTCGGTGATGGCATTCATCTTGATGGTCAGCGCCTGCTCGTCCGACAGCAGCGACGCATCGAAACCGTCCCAAGGCACGTCCTTGTCCATGTCCCAGCGGGCGGATTCGAGTGACTTGAACAGTTCGGGGTAGAGCATGGGCTGGCTCCTCGGAAAAACCACATTTTACGCGAGCACAAGTCAGCATGATGAATGCTGTGCATGTACGACCGGTCAGATCAAACCACGTTCAGCAAGTCGCCGTTTAATGAAATAGACGGAAAAATGGGCCGTTATCGGGCCTGAGCGGCGTACCTGGCGCATATTCAGGAGAAATTCCCGGCCGACTTGCGCTCGCCGGGCGAATCCGGAACTCAGTTGATGGCTGCGATCGGTGGATCCGGCAGCCTTGCCGCGCGCCACTCGGCCAATGCCTCGGGCACGCTGCGGATGGCACCGATGACGGATACGCCAGGGATGCCTGCCAGTCGCTCGTGCGCGCCTGCTCCACCGACCCAGATATCCACCGTGTCCGGCAGTGAATCGCGCAGGGTGCGAACGCCGGCAAGTGCCTGGCGCAACGGATAGGCGGCACTGAACGAGAGCGCCACGATGTCGGCCGCCGATGTCAGGGCCGACGTGCGGATGTCGGTCAGCGGCATGCGGGGCCCGAGCGAACAGCATTGCGCGCCTTCGGAGGCCAGCATCACCTCCACCATCAGCAGCCCGAGGCCGTGCTCTTCCTCCGGCAATGTGGTCAGAAGGACGCGCGGCGGCGCAGCCGGACGGGTGTAATTGGCGAGGGTGCCACGCAGGAAGCTCTGCACCTGCTCGGTGTAGAAATGTTCTTCCGGTACGCCGAGTTCGCCACGTATCCAGGCTTCGCCGATGACCACGTTGAGCGGCGCGACCAGATCCGACACCAGCGCCTGCAGCCCGCGTTCTAGCAGGCTGCGCTGAAACAGGCCGCGCAGCGCCGGCACATCGTGGCGCCGTATCGCCGCAAGTACCTCATCCGTCGGCACACCGCCATCCGGCGCGACCGGCGTGCTTGCCTCGCGTTCGGCCTCGACAATCCGCTGCAGATCCGCCTCGCTGGCGGCCAGCAGCTTGCCTGGCCGCCAGCCTTGGTCGATCAATCTACGGATCAGGCGCAACCGATTGACGTCTTCCTGCGTATACAGACGCTCACCCGCTTCATCGCGGACAGGCTGAGGAAACCCATAACGCCTTTCCCACACCCGCAACGTGTCTTTGGGAAGGCCTGTTTCGCGTTCGACGGCACTGATCGACATCCGACCGGATCCGTTGGTGTCATGTTTCATATTGTCCTGGACAAACCATTGACACGGCGTTCATTGCACCCTAGATTAAGAGTGACATATAGTTTTGTCCAGGACAAAATTGGGGGATCAGTCATGAAGCACACTGCTGTAGCGGGATTGTTGTTTGCGGGAATGGGTGCTTTCAGCAGTGCATGCATGGCACGCATGCCGGGTGCTGATGAACCGTCCGCCGCGGCAAAGCCGGCGCAGGTTGCGCTGGCCGTGCCGGCTGGTGCTGCGCACAAACCGACGCCCAATGAAACGCTCATCCACCTGCACCGTGCGGTGACGGGCATCCATTTCCTGCCACCGGCGTTTTCCGAAACGGCGGTGCGCTGTTGCGAGCCCAGTCGTGCGTCTCGCTGACTGGCTGATTGCAGCTGCCTTGACACTGACGACCGGAGTCGCCATGGCTGATGCCTGTCCCACACTGCTTGACCGATCGCTGCCCGGCCTGCTCGACGGCAAGCCAAAATCACTGTGCGAATTCAGCGGTCGCGTGTTGCTCGTCGTCAATACCGCAAGCCGCTGCGGCTTTACCCGGCAGTACGAAGGGCTGGAAAAGCTGCAGTCACGTTTCGGTGCGCGCGGCCTTACCGTGCTCGGCTTTCCGTCAAACGATTTCGGCAATCAGGAACCGGGCAGTGACAAGGACATCGCGGAATTCTGCAGCATGACCTATGGGGTCAAGTTCCCGATGTTCTCGAAGACAGCCGTGAAGGGGGCGCAGCGTCATCCCTTTTACGCCGACCTTACGCGCCTGACCGGCGTCGAACCGGCATGGAATTTTCACAAGTATCTGATCGCCAGAGATGGCAGCACGATCACGTCGTTTCCGAGCAATGTAGCGCCGGAATCGCCCGAAATGATTGCTGCCATAGAGGCTGCACTGACGCGCTGAAAAGGGTGTCAATTTTCCGTTTGTGGGTGGTGTCAAGGTAGAGTTACGCTTGGTGCAGCGGAATGATCCGGCTGCAGGTCACCCGATTCGGTTTCCAGGAGAATTATGAGGATTGCAGTCGTGGGTTCCGGAATTTCCGGGCTCGCAGCCGCATGGCTGCTTTCGCGCGAACACCAGGTCACGCTGTTCGAACAGAATGACCGCCTCGGCGGTCATTCGAACACACTGGACGTCGAACTGGATGGCGTATGCCACCCCGTGGATACGGGTTTCATCGTGTTCAACCGGGCGACCTACCCGCATCTTTGCGGTCTGTTCGCGCATCTGGGCGTGGACATCGCGGACAGCGAAATGAGCTTTGGCGTCAGCCTGCGGGATTCCGGCATCGAGTGGAGCGGCAGCAGTCTCGCCACCGTGTTCGCGCAGCCGGCGAATCTGGCCCGCCCCAAGTTCTGGCGGATGCTGCAGGACATCATGCGCTTCAACAGCGAAGTGACCGAGCGGGCAGCCAATGGCAGCGCAGAGCACCTGTCGCTCGGCGAGTTCCTGGTGAAGCATCGTTACAGCGAGGCCTTCCGGGACTGGTATCTGCTGCCGATGGCGGCGGCGATCTGGTCCTGCCCGACGCGCACGATGATGGCTTATCCGCTCGCCACGTTTGCCCGGTTCTGCCACAACCACGGGTTGCTGCGCGTGAATGACCGACCGCAGTGGCTCACCGTGCGTGGCGGCTCGCGCGAGTACGTGAAAAAGCTGGCTGCGCTGTTGTCGGACGTGCAGCGTGGCGCTGCAGTCACGCGTGTGCGTCGGGCAGAAGAAGGCGTGTGGATCGACGTGGGCGACGCGTCTCAATGCTTCGATCAGGTCGTGATGGCCAGCCATTCGGATGAGTCGCTGGCCTTGCTGGGCGACGCTGCGACGCAGGCGGAACGGAGGCTGCTTGGTGCCATACGCTATCAGCCCAACCATGCGGTGCTGCACACGGACTCGCAGTTGTTGCCGCGCAACCGCCGCGTCTGGTCTGCGTGGAATTACCTGGCGGGTGAAGGTGCGCCCGATGAGCGGCCGGTCAGCGTGTCCTACCTGATGAACCGGCTGCAGCCGCTGCCGTTCAGACAGCCTGTCGTGGTGACGCTGAACCCGTTCATCGAACCTGATCCAGCCCGCGTGATCGCACGTATCGAATACGCACACCCGTTGTTCGATGGCCCGGCGATCGATGCGCAGCAGCGGTTGCCCGAGATCCAGGGCCGCGACCGCATATGGTTCTGCGGCGCCTGGACTGGCTACGGTTTTCACGAGGACGGCCTGTCGTCGGCAGTGCGAGTGTCGCGGCAACTTGGTGCCGATGTGCCCTGGCAACGCAGCGAACCGGTGCTTGCCACATGATGGCTGCAAGCGACGTCAGTCTGTGCCGCGGCGCGGTCATGCATGAGCGAACCGCACGGGTCCGTCGCCGCTTCGCCTACCAGTTGTTCTTCATGCGTTTTCGCCTCGACACGCTGGGCAAGTCGAAAATCCCGATGCTCGCGCTGAACCGCTGGGCGCCGTTGTCGCTGCACTATCGCGATCACGGCGCTCGCGACGGCTCCCATCCGCTGCCGTGGATACGCGCCCTGCTGGCGCAGGAGGGGCTGGCCGGCGTCGATGGGGACGTGGTCCTGCAGACCATGCCGCGGCTGTTCGGCTATGTGTTCAACCCGGTCAGCTTCTGGTTCTGTCACGATACGGGCGGCGCCTTGCGCGCCGTGCTGTGCGAGGTCAGCAACACCTTCGGCGAACGCCATGCCTACCTGGTGTCGCATGACGACCGCCGCCCCATCCTGAATGGCGAGTGGCTGGAGACACGCAAGGTGTTTCACGTGTCGCCCTTCTTTCCGGTCAGCGGTCGCTATCGCTTCCGTTTCGATCTGCGCGGCACCCAGCACGCGGTCGCGATCGACTACTTCGAAGGCACGGAACGGCAGCTGCGCACGCGTGTCTCAGGTCGCGCCGTGCCGATGAGCCGCGCCGTTGCGTGGCGTGCGCTGGCGGCTTTCCCGCTGATGACGCTGGGTGTGATCGCGCGCATACACATCCAGGCTTTTCACCTGTGGCGGGCGAATGTGCCCTTTTTCAGAAAACCGGCTCCTCCAGTACAGGAATTGACCCGATGAACCAACCGGATGCCATGGTCGCGCTTGCGCGACACGGAAAGCTTCCATCGGCCGCGCGCCATGTATTCAAACTGCTCGAACGCATCGAGCACGGCTGGCTGATGATGTCTCTGCCGGACGGAGAGATGGTGTCCTTCGGCGGCCGGGGTCAGCCGGTCGAAATGCGCATCCTCGACTGGGGCGTGTTCGACCGCGTGATCGCGCGTGGTGACATCGGTCTTGGCGAAGCCTGGTTCGACGGCCTGTGGGATACCGACGAACTCGGCCGCGTGTTGACGCTGTTTGCGCAGAACCGCGACGCGCTGCAGCGCGCGGTGCACGGCAACCTGCTGGCACTGGTGTTTGCGCGCATGCGCCATCTCGGCCGTGCGAATACGCGACGAGGCAGCCGCCGCAACATCGTTGCCCACTACGATCTGGGCAACGAGTTCTACGGTCTGTGGCTGGACGGCAGCATGACCTACTCGAGCGCTCTGTACGAAGGCGACTCCCGGCGCGACCTGGAAGCGGCGCAGCTCGCGAAGTATCAGCGCATCGCACGCGTGATGGGGCTGACGGCCGACGACAGCGTGATCGAGATCG
The sequence above is a segment of the Methyloversatilis sp. RAC08 genome. Coding sequences within it:
- the rnhA gene encoding ribonuclease HI, with translation MDDVIIYTDGACSGNPGPGGWGALLKCGGVERELSGGERATTNNRMELMAVIEALNALKKPVRAVVYTDSQYVQKGISEWIHGWKRKGWRTAGGDPVKNVDLWQALDAAARVHEVEWKWVKGHAGHPENERVDRLARDAIPARGA
- the dnaQ gene encoding DNA polymerase III subunit epsilon, producing MKRQIILDTETTGLEWQNGDRLIEIGCVEMVGRKRTGRQFHRFVNPEREVPEGAVAIHGITTEFLADKPKFRDVAAEFVDFVRDAELVIHNAAFDVGFIDNELNLIGLPLLRTITSGPPIDTVRMARDMFPGKRANLDALCERFGIDNTHREFHGALRDAELLVEVYLAMTRGQESLIIDLEPDAATVRSAAPTRVSGALRRVQASEAERSEHERVLAEIDKASGGATVWRAIEPVTPA
- a CDS encoding isocitrate/isopropylmalate dehydrogenase family protein translates to MSAQKIPATLIPGDGIGPEIMDAALAALDAVGAPFEWDTQPAGMGALKTHGDPLPEATLESIRRTRLGLKGPLETPVGGGFRSINVRLREAFKLYANIRPARTLIPGGRYDNIDLIVCRENLEGLYMGYEHFIPIEGDPHAVAMSTGVNTRQGARHILEYAFEHAIALGRKKVTVVHKANIMKALTGIFLETAEQMYEERYKGRIQFEQVIVDACCMKLVMNPWQFDVLVTTNLFGDILSDLTAGLVGGLGMAPGSNIGADAAIFEAVHGSAPDITGKGIANPTALVLASALMLDHVKLQDMGDRIRKAVSDTLNIDNVRTGDLGGKATTKQYTDALVARIRNS
- a CDS encoding c-type cytochrome, with amino-acid sequence MKRAALILPLLTLLVALAWWSTGRDADPDTPPVADASRSFAPPAELVARGEYLARAGNCMACHSARGGKPWAGGRAIDTAFGTFYTSNLTPDPDTGLGRWTADDFWRALHEGRARDGRLLYPAFPYTSYTHVTREDSDALWAYLQTLPATQQAGRPHVLRFPYDSQTALAAWRALYFKPAVFQADASQSAAWNRGAYLVQGLGHCSACHAPRNALGASEDADKLAGGLLAGQNWYAPSLASPHEAGVQDWKRDDVIALLRDGVTRDASVAGPMAEVVYGSTQYLTASDLDAMATYLQALPSTSSMTVASRALALDDAQRVRAAQLYADHCAGCHGEGGEGAGNFYPALDGNRAVTLDPPANPLRIVLGGGFAPATKGNPRPFGMPPFAASLSDEDIALVVSHIRGSWSNAASPVSVIDVQRYRGNLR
- a CDS encoding c-type cytochrome, whose protein sequence is MKSLSESRPARLPVRRSLLTCCAVLSFSALAAPLVEDTMAQRVLACTGCHGAEGRAGPDGYYPRIAGKPAGYLHNQLLNFRDGRRQYPLMSELLQTLGDDYLRDMADHFAALDLPYPAVRATGPNAALTRGEKLVREGDPARDLPACASCHGDPLMGVAPAIPGLIGLPRDYLAAQLSAWKSGIRQAHAPDCMAQIVKQLSADDIGAVSQWLAAQTVPPGAKPAAMPARELPIRCGGVPASQTADGAAR
- a CDS encoding adenylyltransferase/cytidyltransferase family protein, with the protein product MHGGLPAFERKLCAPADLSARAVDLPGPRVFTNGCFDILHRGHVTCLAQARALGGSLIVALNTDASVRQLGKGDDRPVNPLEDRAAVIAALESVSLVTWFDADTPLELILACRPEVLVKGGDWPIDRIVGAREVLAWGGRVESIAFEHERSTSALLQKIRRL
- a CDS encoding ferritin, which codes for MLYPELFKSLESARWDMDKDVPWDGFDASLLSDEQALTIKMNAITEWSALPATEMFLRDNRDDSDFCAFMSVWFYEEQKHSLVLLEYLRRFRPDLSPTEQELHEVRFEFDPAPALETLMLHFCGEVRLTQWYRRASEWHTEPVIKHIYGLLSRDEARHGGAYLKYMKRAIERTGDTARAAFSKIGMLMAASGRAGKPLHPTNLHVSKDLYPRDTIQSRLPDPDWLEHWLDQQIRFDKDCEARVIGGILRNLSSLFGESFKTISDLNRFRKQFATAA
- a CDS encoding MerR family transcriptional regulator; protein product: MSISAVERETGLPKDTLRVWERRYGFPQPVRDEAGERLYTQEDVNRLRLIRRLIDQGWRPGKLLAASEADLQRIVEAEREASTPVAPDGGVPTDEVLAAIRRHDVPALRGLFQRSLLERGLQALVSDLVAPLNVVIGEAWIRGELGVPEEHFYTEQVQSFLRGTLANYTRPAAPPRVLLTTLPEEEHGLGLLMVEVMLASEGAQCCSLGPRMPLTDIRTSALTSAADIVALSFSAAYPLRQALAGVRTLRDSLPDTVDIWVGGAGAHERLAGIPGVSVIGAIRSVPEALAEWRAARLPDPPIAAIN
- a CDS encoding glutathione peroxidase; translation: MADACPTLLDRSLPGLLDGKPKSLCEFSGRVLLVVNTASRCGFTRQYEGLEKLQSRFGARGLTVLGFPSNDFGNQEPGSDKDIAEFCSMTYGVKFPMFSKTAVKGAQRHPFYADLTRLTGVEPAWNFHKYLIARDGSTITSFPSNVAPESPEMIAAIEAALTR
- a CDS encoding NAD(P)/FAD-dependent oxidoreductase; the protein is MRIAVVGSGISGLAAAWLLSREHQVTLFEQNDRLGGHSNTLDVELDGVCHPVDTGFIVFNRATYPHLCGLFAHLGVDIADSEMSFGVSLRDSGIEWSGSSLATVFAQPANLARPKFWRMLQDIMRFNSEVTERAANGSAEHLSLGEFLVKHRYSEAFRDWYLLPMAAAIWSCPTRTMMAYPLATFARFCHNHGLLRVNDRPQWLTVRGGSREYVKKLAALLSDVQRGAAVTRVRRAEEGVWIDVGDASQCFDQVVMASHSDESLALLGDAATQAERRLLGAIRYQPNHAVLHTDSQLLPRNRRVWSAWNYLAGEGAPDERPVSVSYLMNRLQPLPFRQPVVVTLNPFIEPDPARVIARIEYAHPLFDGPAIDAQQRLPEIQGRDRIWFCGAWTGYGFHEDGLSSAVRVSRQLGADVPWQRSEPVLAT
- a CDS encoding DUF1365 domain-containing protein encodes the protein MMAASDVSLCRGAVMHERTARVRRRFAYQLFFMRFRLDTLGKSKIPMLALNRWAPLSLHYRDHGARDGSHPLPWIRALLAQEGLAGVDGDVVLQTMPRLFGYVFNPVSFWFCHDTGGALRAVLCEVSNTFGERHAYLVSHDDRRPILNGEWLETRKVFHVSPFFPVSGRYRFRFDLRGTQHAVAIDYFEGTERQLRTRVSGRAVPMSRAVAWRALAAFPLMTLGVIARIHIQAFHLWRANVPFFRKPAPPVQELTR